The following are from one region of the Paenibacillus bovis genome:
- a CDS encoding quaternary amine ABC transporter ATP-binding protein — MSILEIKNVSKLFGPNAEQGVKLLEQGWTKEKMAKEKQITVGVNRVNMEINQGEIFVIMGLSGSGKSTLVRMFNRLIEPTSGEILVHGKDLRKMNKEQLRNARRKTISMVFQKFALFPHRTVLENVEYGLEIQKVAKAERREKAITSLELVGLKGWGDKMPDELSGGMQQRVGLARALANDPEVLLMDEAFSALDPLIRRDMQDELLELQDKMKKTIIFITHDLDEALRIGDRIALMKDGAVVQIGTPEEIMIQPANSYVERFVEDVDLSKVLTAAHVMRRPETITLDRGPRVALELMRERGISNLFVIDRSKKLLGIITAEDAATAVRQQQKLDDILIKDVPYVAPERMLNDLFELVSTAKLPVAVVDERERLTGVIVRGALLGALAGGVENEEVALNA, encoded by the coding sequence ATGTCTATTTTGGAAATCAAAAATGTAAGCAAACTGTTTGGCCCAAATGCAGAGCAGGGCGTGAAGCTGCTGGAGCAGGGATGGACCAAAGAGAAGATGGCAAAGGAAAAACAAATTACTGTCGGGGTTAACCGCGTAAACATGGAAATCAACCAGGGCGAGATTTTCGTTATCATGGGATTATCCGGTAGCGGTAAATCGACACTTGTACGCATGTTCAACCGTCTGATCGAACCAACTTCCGGAGAAATTCTGGTACACGGCAAAGATCTTCGCAAAATGAACAAAGAGCAGCTGCGTAATGCACGCCGCAAAACAATCAGTATGGTATTCCAGAAATTCGCGCTTTTCCCGCACCGTACAGTTTTGGAAAATGTGGAATATGGTCTGGAGATTCAAAAAGTAGCGAAAGCAGAGCGCAGAGAAAAAGCAATTACTTCTCTCGAACTTGTTGGTCTCAAAGGCTGGGGAGATAAAATGCCGGATGAGCTCAGTGGTGGTATGCAGCAGCGTGTCGGTCTGGCTCGCGCACTGGCTAACGATCCTGAAGTACTGCTGATGGATGAAGCATTCAGCGCACTTGACCCGCTGATCCGCCGTGATATGCAGGATGAACTACTGGAACTGCAGGACAAAATGAAAAAAACGATTATTTTCATCACACACGATTTGGACGAAGCTCTTCGCATCGGTGACCGGATCGCCCTGATGAAAGACGGTGCGGTTGTACAAATTGGCACACCGGAAGAAATCATGATCCAGCCAGCCAACTCCTATGTGGAACGCTTCGTCGAAGACGTGGATCTGTCCAAAGTACTGACAGCTGCTCATGTAATGCGCAGACCAGAGACCATTACACTGGACCGCGGTCCTCGTGTAGCGCTTGAGTTGATGCGTGAACGCGGTATTTCCAATCTGTTCGTCATTGATCGCTCCAAAAAGCTGCTTGGCATTATTACAGCCGAGGATGCAGCTACAGCAGTACGTCAACAGCAAAAATTGGACGATATCCTGATCAAGGATGTTCCATATGTAGCACCAGAACGAATGCTAAATGACTTGTTTGAACTGGTAAGTACCGCCAAACTGCCTGTTGCCGTTGTCGATGAACGTGAACGTCTGACAGGCGTTATTGTACGGGGTGCCCTGCTGGGTGCACTGGCTGGCGGAGTAGAGAACGAGGAGGTTGCTTTAAATGCCTAA
- a CDS encoding GbsR/MarR family transcriptional regulator yields the protein MGLDQLDELQQETVEKVRKRVIEVIGRNMDLYGVSLSTGHLYGLLFFADRPMTLDEMGREMAMSKTSMSTGVRNLLDLHMVNKVWEKGSRKDLYEVEYDWYQTFTDFFAIKWRKAVESNILVFRKSVKEIDRLIVDMEDTPARHVLLKDKEKMQEAIRYYLWLDRLIDTMEDGTIFDLVPREE from the coding sequence ATGGGCTTGGACCAATTGGATGAGTTACAGCAGGAGACGGTGGAGAAAGTCAGAAAGCGTGTAATCGAAGTGATCGGACGCAATATGGATCTTTATGGTGTTTCCCTGTCTACAGGCCATCTGTATGGCTTGCTTTTTTTTGCAGATCGGCCGATGACGCTCGATGAGATGGGACGCGAAATGGCGATGAGCAAGACCAGTATGAGTACGGGAGTGCGCAATCTGCTGGATCTGCATATGGTCAACAAAGTATGGGAAAAAGGATCACGCAAAGATCTGTATGAAGTAGAATATGACTGGTATCAGACATTTACAGACTTTTTTGCTATCAAATGGCGGAAAGCAGTAGAAAGTAATATTCTTGTATTTCGCAAATCGGTCAAGGAGATTGATCGTCTGATTGTGGATATGGAGGATACGCCAGCTCGCCATGTGCTGCTCAAGGACAAAGAAAAGATGCAGGAAGCGATCCGATATTATCTGTGGCTGGATCGTCTGATTGATACGATGGAAGACGGAACGATTTTTGACCTGGTACCGAGGGAAGAATAG
- a CDS encoding S8 family serine peptidase, whose product MTKLHVIRKLSVVSMAALLAAGTVWSPSAAFAAEEGTVTSPYLLDQKQLPDKLISLTSGETNVISSKINTKSSQTIRVIVQLTNQPVAVGEYAAQMGIRSMAAESTESAINSQQNSIVKQALDKGIQLHVNYRYNTVLNGMEVSIPANQIPKLAELPGVKSIFENSTYYTIPVQEPPTLTAKVSQATYDPAPLTLIGAQQAWNKGLTGKGVKVGVIDTGVDYEHPDLKNAYKGGYDSVDKDFDPYEDRPLSVDEDPYGTGFEGTSHGTHVSGTIVGRAENKTSDIVQKGIAYDANLYAYRVLSRNPETNRASGSSAQVIDGIEHAVKDGMDVINLSLGSDSEKDVNSPDSVAINNAVLAGVTAVVANGNAAESGYYYYSMGSPASSQLAISVGASSIPFATYTATVSASVYANKSAAVSEDVYGDPSAKSYALNVMSWYVSSSNFAEILGTDAHEGVYVGLGAEADYAGKDVKGKVVLISRGNLPFVDKMKNAKEHGAKAAIIFNGNSKASNPNEADLSESIPGRDSQVGATGFIGEGFDYVPTFDMAGKEGRALAREALASKGELEFTFGNEYPKDEVRGDTMASFSSRGPNQDGLLGIKPDVSAPGVNIRSSVPAYGKYIKDASYSRAYERQNGTSMASPHVAGMAVLLKQEHPNWTPFDIRAALANTSDTLYDLSNTQYDVYSQGAGRANVGTAVYTPAVLQTVEDITILDKDWNRKTITNYNPSAAFGTVAAGSEAQLKELQVKNSSGSAITYQASVKMHPNVTSDPYEPVATPDVSNIQASLQGLNGGNSITVGANSSSEFKLAVKPSASAATGVYEGEVLLTASGYPSLHLPFVIHVGNSVPDAGLGVQELSISNTIVRLDGKQDSTDIGFRLTSTNSNVMELNVYNIEDEYVGTLVQAIQSPNEDGYPVFAPGYYRFSNVDNVYISQKSSGGYEYKALDKGIYKLEVTAYNIDQNGKIDQNSIKRASSSYRIAGTEKDRVATASKQFNYILEGNNTLGKPVLDLPADKRLEYKILSSSDDKYVNDSGVLVKYPYTDYRIARLQIQITSKTDPSATKTVNALIKITKP is encoded by the coding sequence TTGACTAAACTACATGTTATTCGCAAGTTATCTGTAGTATCCATGGCTGCTCTGCTCGCAGCAGGGACAGTATGGTCTCCGAGTGCAGCCTTTGCAGCAGAAGAAGGTACAGTAACATCGCCTTATCTGCTGGACCAGAAGCAGCTGCCTGATAAATTAATCAGCCTGACTTCCGGCGAGACGAATGTCATTTCATCCAAAATCAATACCAAGTCCAGCCAGACGATTCGTGTTATCGTTCAGCTGACCAACCAGCCGGTAGCTGTAGGGGAATATGCCGCTCAGATGGGTATTCGTTCCATGGCTGCCGAATCGACCGAGAGCGCTATCAATTCACAGCAGAATTCTATTGTGAAGCAGGCGCTGGACAAAGGGATTCAGCTGCACGTCAATTATCGCTACAATACGGTACTGAACGGTATGGAAGTATCGATCCCGGCGAATCAGATTCCCAAGCTGGCTGAACTGCCAGGCGTCAAATCCATTTTCGAAAATAGCACTTATTACACCATTCCTGTGCAGGAGCCACCAACCCTGACAGCAAAGGTATCCCAAGCTACATATGACCCTGCACCTCTTACCCTGATCGGTGCCCAGCAGGCCTGGAACAAAGGACTGACTGGTAAAGGTGTCAAAGTCGGTGTTATCGATACCGGCGTCGATTACGAACACCCGGATCTCAAAAATGCCTATAAAGGCGGATATGATTCTGTAGACAAAGATTTTGATCCTTATGAAGACAGACCACTATCCGTGGATGAAGATCCATACGGTACAGGGTTTGAAGGAACGTCCCATGGTACCCACGTATCCGGTACCATTGTAGGTCGTGCCGAGAACAAAACAAGTGATATCGTCCAAAAAGGGATCGCTTATGATGCCAATCTGTATGCCTACCGTGTACTGTCCCGTAATCCCGAGACCAACCGTGCTTCCGGTTCGTCCGCACAGGTTATCGATGGTATCGAGCATGCAGTCAAAGATGGCATGGATGTTATCAACCTGTCTCTGGGTTCCGATTCCGAGAAAGACGTGAATTCTCCGGATTCGGTAGCAATCAATAATGCCGTACTGGCAGGCGTAACAGCTGTCGTAGCGAATGGTAATGCAGCCGAATCCGGTTACTATTACTACTCGATGGGTTCACCGGCAAGCTCGCAGCTGGCGATTTCTGTAGGTGCATCTTCTATTCCTTTTGCTACGTATACAGCTACGGTATCTGCATCTGTATACGCAAATAAAAGTGCAGCAGTCAGCGAAGATGTATACGGTGATCCATCCGCCAAATCCTATGCCCTGAATGTAATGAGCTGGTATGTATCCAGCAGCAATTTTGCCGAGATTCTGGGTACGGATGCTCATGAAGGCGTATATGTAGGACTCGGTGCCGAAGCCGATTATGCAGGCAAAGATGTGAAAGGCAAAGTGGTACTGATTTCCCGTGGTAATCTGCCATTTGTCGATAAAATGAAAAATGCCAAAGAACATGGCGCCAAAGCAGCTATTATCTTCAACGGTAACTCCAAAGCAAGCAATCCGAATGAAGCAGATCTGTCCGAAAGCATTCCGGGTCGTGATAGCCAAGTCGGTGCGACCGGATTTATCGGCGAAGGATTCGATTATGTACCAACCTTCGATATGGCTGGTAAAGAAGGCCGTGCGCTGGCAAGAGAAGCACTTGCTTCCAAAGGCGAGCTTGAATTTACATTTGGCAACGAGTATCCAAAAGATGAAGTACGCGGTGATACTATGGCTTCCTTTAGCTCCCGTGGACCGAACCAGGATGGACTGCTCGGTATCAAACCGGATGTATCTGCACCAGGTGTAAATATTCGTTCTTCCGTGCCTGCCTATGGCAAGTACATCAAAGATGCTTCCTATAGCAGAGCGTATGAGCGTCAAAATGGTACAAGTATGGCTTCGCCGCATGTAGCCGGTATGGCTGTATTGCTCAAGCAGGAGCATCCGAACTGGACACCGTTCGATATTCGTGCAGCACTGGCGAATACGTCGGATACACTCTATGATCTGTCCAACACACAATATGATGTGTATTCCCAGGGTGCCGGACGTGCCAATGTAGGAACTGCTGTGTATACACCTGCGGTTCTGCAGACTGTAGAAGATATCACGATTCTGGACAAAGACTGGAACCGTAAAACCATTACGAACTATAATCCCTCTGCAGCATTTGGTACAGTAGCGGCGGGCAGTGAAGCCCAGCTCAAAGAACTTCAAGTGAAAAACAGCTCCGGTTCGGCTATTACGTATCAGGCTAGTGTGAAAATGCATCCAAATGTAACGTCCGATCCATATGAGCCGGTCGCTACACCAGATGTAAGCAATATCCAAGCAAGTCTGCAAGGTCTGAACGGAGGAAATTCCATTACCGTTGGCGCCAACTCGTCTTCCGAGTTCAAGCTGGCTGTGAAACCATCTGCATCTGCCGCAACAGGTGTATATGAAGGTGAAGTTCTGCTGACTGCGAGCGGATATCCATCCCTGCATCTGCCATTTGTTATCCATGTAGGTAACAGTGTGCCGGATGCCGGCCTGGGTGTACAGGAATTGTCGATCAGCAACACTATAGTTCGTCTGGACGGCAAACAGGATTCCACAGATATCGGATTCCGTCTGACTTCTACCAATTCCAATGTAATGGAACTGAATGTCTACAATATCGAAGATGAATATGTCGGTACGCTGGTTCAGGCAATCCAGTCTCCGAATGAAGACGGTTATCCGGTGTTCGCTCCGGGTTACTACCGATTCAGCAACGTCGATAATGTATACATCAGTCAAAAATCATCTGGTGGCTATGAGTACAAAGCGCTGGATAAAGGCATTTACAAACTGGAAGTTACCGCATACAACATCGATCAGAACGGCAAAATCGATCAAAATTCTATCAAGCGTGCTTCTTCTTCCTATCGTATTGCCGGTACAGAAAAAGACCGCGTAGCTACTGCATCCAAACAGTTCAATTATATTCTGGAAGGCAACAATACCCTGGGCAAACCGGTATTGGATCTGCCGGCAGATAAGCGTCTGGAATACAAAATTCTATCCAGCAGCGACGACAAGTATGTAAATGACAGCGGCGTATTAGTGAAATATCCATACACCGACTATCGTATCGCCAGACTGCAGATTCAAATCACTTCCAAAACCGATCCGTCCGCAACCAAGACGGTCAACGCATTGATCAAAATCACTAAACCTTAA
- a CDS encoding S8 family serine peptidase, with protein sequence MYLKKLHVLRKLSYCSLAVLITAGLAASPAAAYAASGNLTSPYVLEQQSLPDKLLSLTTGETNVISPDINTNSSQRTNVIVQLTTQPAAVGEYASTIGLESVAAESTESTVNSQQTSIINQALAKGIQLKVNYRYNTVLNGLEISIPANQIPVLAQLPGIKSIYDNSAVYHIPVEETPQSVGQATYDPSALSLIGAQTAWAKGLTGKGVKVGVIDTGLDYMHPDLKKVYKGGYDSVDKDRDPYETPPISIAQDTYKLGYPGSLHGTHAAGIIAGRAENKTSEVVQKGVAYDVDLYAYRVASRNPATNKESVNSATLIDGIEHAVKDGMDIINLSLGISTNKDVNSPISTAVNNAVLSGATVVVANGNDADSGPYYYSVNSPATSQLAISVGASSIPYHLYQATVTASVYGDQAARISNADKGTTVQNNVYATASAGQNYALNVMAWQLNRENFAEMIGTGKVQGIYAGLGAESDYQNKDVAGKIVLVSRGNLQFDDKIKIAAKHGARAIIIFNGNAQNAHPDEADLSASIGGRDGYLGSTAYIGEGFEYIPAFDMNGVEGRALARAALAHPEQPIQFRFGADYPKTEIDGDRMASFSSRGPNQDGLLGIKPDMAAPGVNIRSTVPAYGKYIQDASYSQAYKRESGTSMAAPMVAGMAALLKQEHPDWTPFDIRAALANTSDRLTDESGKVYDVYSQGAGRANVSAAVYTPAVLQTVEPVTILDKNWKRQTITNYNPSAAFGTVPAGGSEQLKKLQLKNTSGTAVTYQASVNMHSSVTSDPARPTATPDTSQIQARLQGLGAGNTITAGAHAASEFTLALQPTAAAVDGVYEGEVVLTAAGYPALHLPFVIHVGQNAPDIGQGIQDISISNTVIRMNGQENSADIGFRLTSTDANVLELNAYGLDGKYAGTLVQQVREPVNGAYPIHPPGNYTFKHIDNIAMVLTASGQTAFQALPKGVYQLEIAAYNIDETGNVKRSSTKRANLSYRIAGTEADRVADAVRPFNKIQTGNRTIGQPVLTFPQDERLVYKIISSSGDKYVNDAGVLIKYPAGSYSIVRLQIQISSAADPSVSQTVNALVKVEGTKAKTK encoded by the coding sequence ATGTATTTGAAAAAGTTACATGTTCTGCGCAAGTTGTCTTACTGTTCCTTGGCTGTACTGATTACAGCCGGGCTTGCAGCTTCTCCGGCAGCAGCTTATGCTGCATCGGGAAATCTGACATCTCCATATGTACTGGAGCAGCAAAGTCTGCCGGACAAGCTGCTGAGTCTGACTACAGGCGAGACGAATGTGATCTCTCCTGACATCAACACCAATTCAAGTCAGCGAACCAATGTAATCGTCCAACTGACTACCCAGCCGGCTGCTGTTGGGGAATATGCATCGACGATCGGACTGGAATCGGTAGCTGCCGAGTCTACTGAGAGTACCGTGAACTCCCAGCAGACTTCTATTATTAATCAGGCACTGGCCAAAGGTATCCAATTAAAGGTTAATTATCGCTACAATACCGTACTGAATGGACTGGAAATCTCTATTCCGGCCAATCAGATTCCGGTACTCGCCCAGCTGCCCGGTATCAAGTCCATTTATGACAATAGCGCCGTATATCATATTCCGGTAGAAGAAACACCGCAGTCTGTTGGTCAGGCGACCTACGATCCATCTGCCCTGTCACTGATAGGAGCCCAGACCGCATGGGCCAAAGGATTAACCGGCAAAGGGGTAAAAGTCGGTGTGATCGATACCGGTCTCGACTATATGCATCCCGATCTGAAAAAAGTCTATAAAGGCGGTTATGATTCTGTGGACAAGGACCGTGATCCTTATGAGACTCCGCCAATTAGTATTGCTCAGGATACATACAAGCTGGGATATCCAGGAAGTCTGCACGGCACCCATGCAGCCGGCATTATTGCAGGGCGCGCAGAGAACAAAACCAGTGAAGTGGTACAAAAAGGCGTAGCCTATGATGTGGATCTGTATGCGTACCGGGTCGCTTCACGCAATCCAGCAACGAACAAGGAGAGTGTCAATTCGGCCACGCTGATCGACGGGATTGAGCATGCAGTCAAAGATGGCATGGATATTATTAATCTCTCTCTGGGCATCAGCACCAACAAAGATGTAAACTCACCGATTTCCACAGCGGTCAACAATGCAGTACTCAGCGGTGCGACAGTCGTAGTTGCCAATGGTAATGACGCCGACTCCGGCCCTTATTACTACTCGGTGAACTCTCCGGCTACTTCTCAGCTGGCGATCTCTGTGGGAGCTTCTTCGATACCGTACCATTTGTACCAGGCGACCGTAACAGCTTCAGTCTATGGAGACCAGGCAGCGCGTATATCAAATGCAGATAAAGGTACGACAGTGCAGAATAATGTATATGCGACTGCGTCAGCAGGCCAGAACTATGCGCTCAATGTGATGGCATGGCAGCTGAACCGTGAGAATTTTGCCGAGATGATCGGTACGGGCAAGGTTCAGGGAATCTATGCAGGGCTGGGAGCGGAATCGGATTATCAGAACAAAGATGTTGCAGGCAAGATCGTTCTTGTCTCCCGTGGTAATCTGCAGTTTGATGACAAGATCAAAATAGCTGCCAAACATGGCGCGCGGGCTATTATTATTTTCAATGGTAATGCACAGAATGCTCATCCTGATGAAGCTGATTTGTCAGCGAGTATCGGTGGACGTGACGGTTATCTGGGATCAACCGCTTATATTGGAGAAGGATTTGAATATATTCCTGCGTTTGATATGAATGGAGTAGAAGGACGTGCACTTGCACGGGCTGCACTGGCACATCCCGAGCAGCCGATTCAGTTCCGTTTTGGTGCTGATTATCCCAAAACCGAAATAGACGGTGACCGGATGGCGAGCTTTAGCTCACGTGGTCCGAACCAGGATGGCTTGCTTGGCATCAAGCCGGATATGGCTGCACCAGGAGTAAATATTCGCTCTACTGTACCGGCATATGGCAAGTATATTCAAGATGCCTCCTACAGTCAGGCATACAAGCGTGAGAGTGGTACCAGTATGGCAGCACCGATGGTGGCAGGGATGGCGGCTCTTTTGAAACAGGAGCATCCGGACTGGACGCCTTTTGATATTCGGGCAGCACTGGCCAATACGTCGGATCGTCTGACTGATGAATCCGGCAAAGTCTACGATGTCTACTCCCAGGGTGCCGGACGCGCCAACGTGAGTGCAGCTGTCTATACACCGGCTGTTCTGCAGACGGTAGAGCCTGTCACTATTTTGGACAAAAACTGGAAACGTCAGACGATTACCAACTACAATCCATCTGCCGCATTCGGCACTGTACCGGCAGGAGGCAGTGAGCAGCTGAAAAAGCTTCAATTAAAAAACACATCAGGAACAGCAGTTACGTACCAGGCAAGTGTAAATATGCATAGTAGCGTAACCTCTGATCCGGCCCGTCCGACAGCAACACCGGATACCAGTCAGATCCAGGCCCGTCTGCAAGGACTGGGAGCAGGCAATACCATTACAGCAGGAGCCCATGCGGCTTCCGAATTCACATTGGCCCTACAACCAACGGCTGCCGCAGTAGATGGTGTCTATGAAGGAGAAGTAGTCCTGACTGCTGCCGGGTATCCGGCTCTGCATCTGCCATTTGTTATTCATGTTGGACAGAATGCTCCTGATATCGGCCAGGGTATTCAGGATATCTCGATCAGCAATACCGTGATTCGTATGAATGGCCAAGAAAATTCAGCGGATATCGGATTCCGTCTGACTTCGACAGATGCCAATGTGCTGGAACTGAATGCTTATGGTCTGGATGGCAAGTACGCTGGTACACTTGTTCAGCAGGTGAGAGAGCCGGTAAATGGCGCTTATCCGATCCATCCGCCAGGGAATTATACATTTAAGCATATCGATAATATTGCGATGGTTCTGACAGCTTCGGGACAGACTGCTTTTCAGGCACTGCCCAAAGGGGTATACCAGCTAGAAATCGCAGCTTACAATATCGATGAAACAGGCAACGTCAAGCGTAGTTCTACCAAACGTGCAAATCTGTCTTACCGAATCGCAGGTACGGAAGCGGATCGTGTCGCAGATGCAGTACGTCCATTTAACAAGATCCAGACTGGTAACCGTACCATTGGTCAGCCTGTACTGACATTCCCGCAGGATGAACGTCTGGTATACAAGATCATTTCCAGCAGTGGCGATAAATATGTCAATGACGCCGGAGTATTGATCAAATATCCAGCAGGCAGCTACAGTATTGTACGCCTGCAGATCCAGATCAGCTCTGCAGCCGATCCGAGTGTATCGCAGACCGTTAATGCACTTGTAAAAGTAGAAGGTACCAAAGCAAAAACGAAATAA
- a CDS encoding alpha-N-arabinofuranosidase — translation MINMNMNAKESKGTISRYLHGQFAEHLGRCIYEGMWVGEDSPIPNTDGIRNDVLKALRKLHIPVLRWPGGCFADEYHWKDGIGPREQRARMVNNHWGGVEENNHFGTHEFLRLCELLDTEPYISGNVGSGTVHEMQQWVEYMTLDGTSPMADLRRQNGQEQPWKVTYFGVGNENWGCGGNMRPEYYADLYRHYATYVRNYGDNTIYKIACGPNVDDYHWTEVLMREAAHMMDGLSLHYYTLPSGEFFPVKGSATDFTVEEWFQTLRLTLHMEELIVKHSRIMDKYDPEKKVGLIIDEWGMWTDVEPGTNPGFLFQQNTMRDALVAGVNLNLFYKFSDRIKMANIAQMVNVLQAMVLTEGDRMILTPTYHVFDMYQVHQDSERLELQYESPEYKLGAQSIPKISAAASRDRSGKIHLTICNLSHSDGESFSCKIDGADQESYSVTGQLLAADALNAHNTFEQPENVAPAAFEVSLSADGILSFQLPPASVAAITLA, via the coding sequence ATGATTAATATGAATATGAATGCAAAAGAAAGCAAAGGTACAATCAGCCGTTATCTGCATGGACAGTTTGCCGAGCATCTGGGCCGGTGTATTTATGAAGGTATGTGGGTAGGCGAAGATTCTCCTATTCCCAATACAGACGGGATTCGCAACGACGTTTTGAAAGCGCTTCGAAAATTACATATTCCTGTGCTTCGCTGGCCGGGAGGATGCTTTGCCGATGAATACCACTGGAAAGACGGCATAGGTCCACGTGAGCAGCGTGCGCGCATGGTCAATAACCACTGGGGCGGTGTCGAGGAAAACAATCACTTCGGCACCCATGAATTCCTCCGTCTCTGTGAACTGCTCGATACCGAGCCTTATATCAGCGGCAATGTGGGCAGCGGAACCGTCCATGAGATGCAGCAGTGGGTCGAGTATATGACTCTCGACGGAACATCACCTATGGCAGACCTGCGCCGCCAGAATGGACAGGAGCAGCCATGGAAAGTGACCTATTTTGGAGTAGGTAACGAAAACTGGGGCTGCGGTGGAAATATGCGTCCGGAATATTATGCCGATCTGTACCGGCATTATGCTACGTACGTTCGCAATTATGGAGACAATACTATTTACAAAATTGCCTGTGGTCCGAATGTGGATGATTATCACTGGACAGAGGTACTGATGCGGGAAGCCGCACATATGATGGATGGACTCAGCCTTCACTATTATACTCTTCCGTCCGGCGAATTTTTCCCTGTCAAAGGATCGGCTACGGACTTCACGGTAGAAGAATGGTTCCAGACGCTCCGACTGACACTGCATATGGAAGAACTGATCGTGAAGCATTCACGCATTATGGACAAGTACGATCCGGAGAAGAAAGTCGGTCTGATCATCGATGAGTGGGGCATGTGGACTGATGTAGAGCCTGGCACCAATCCGGGCTTCCTGTTCCAGCAAAATACGATGCGTGATGCCCTTGTCGCCGGTGTGAATCTGAACTTGTTCTACAAATTCTCGGATCGGATCAAAATGGCCAATATCGCCCAGATGGTCAATGTGCTGCAGGCAATGGTTCTGACTGAAGGCGACCGGATGATCCTCACTCCTACGTACCATGTTTTTGATATGTATCAGGTTCATCAGGACAGTGAGCGTCTGGAATTGCAATATGAGAGCCCCGAATACAAGCTGGGTGCCCAGTCTATTCCCAAGATCAGTGCAGCTGCTTCCCGTGATCGGAGCGGCAAGATTCATCTGACGATCTGCAATCTGAGCCATTCCGACGGGGAATCATTCTCCTGCAAAATCGATGGTGCGGACCAAGAATCGTACAGTGTGACCGGTCAGCTACTGGCAGCAGATGCACTGAATGCACATAATACTTTTGAACAGCCGGAAAATGTAGCCCCTGCTGCCTTCGAGGTATCTTTGTCTGCAGATGGCATCCTGAGTTTCCAGCTTCCTCCTGCTTCGGTAGCTGCTATTACACTGGCTTAG
- a CDS encoding ArsR/SmtB family transcription factor: MNLDISDKSLPVYEALASSVRHKIIQLLAERPMNIRELAEAVGLTSAIVSMHVKKLEKAAIISTNMQPGKGGVQKVCSLQVEEANIIFPNKIEHLRQYHESEISIGHYTDLQVEPTCGLASPEKFIGQVDDTRYFFDAERFQAKILWFSEGFIEYKIPNFLLSTENPLELLVSLEIASEAPLTDNRFPSDITFYLNDVNLGTWTSPGDFGDKRGKYNPQWWPDIVNQYGLLKHLQVSRDGTYMDGIKISDINLDHVNVRDRQWTLRIAVEPSSEHVGGLTLFGRGFGNYNQDIVFRLYYDKLVHSGSPSNELEKQV; this comes from the coding sequence ATGAATCTGGATATCTCGGATAAATCGCTGCCAGTATACGAAGCACTGGCCAGCAGTGTACGGCACAAAATCATTCAATTGCTCGCTGAACGACCGATGAATATTCGCGAGCTGGCGGAGGCTGTTGGTTTGACCAGCGCCATCGTCTCCATGCACGTCAAGAAACTCGAAAAAGCAGCTATTATCTCTACAAATATGCAGCCCGGCAAGGGCGGCGTACAGAAAGTGTGCTCTCTTCAGGTTGAAGAAGCGAATATCATTTTCCCGAACAAAATCGAGCATCTTCGCCAGTATCATGAGAGTGAAATCTCGATCGGACATTATACCGATCTTCAGGTAGAGCCGACCTGTGGATTGGCCTCACCGGAGAAATTTATCGGTCAGGTAGATGATACACGATACTTCTTTGATGCCGAACGCTTTCAGGCCAAAATACTTTGGTTTAGCGAAGGCTTTATCGAGTATAAAATTCCTAATTTTCTGTTATCTACGGAAAACCCGTTGGAGCTGCTCGTTTCATTGGAAATTGCTTCCGAAGCGCCGCTTACGGATAATCGATTTCCTTCGGATATCACCTTCTATCTGAATGATGTTAACCTGGGTACATGGACCAGTCCGGGGGACTTTGGTGACAAGCGCGGTAAGTACAACCCGCAATGGTGGCCGGATATCGTCAATCAGTATGGACTGCTGAAGCATCTCCAGGTATCCAGAGACGGTACGTATATGGATGGTATCAAAATATCAGACATCAACCTGGATCATGTGAATGTGCGTGATCGGCAGTGGACACTGCGCATCGCGGTAGAGCCTTCTTCCGAGCATGTAGGAGGCCTGACCCTGTTTGGACGCGGATTCGGTAACTACAACCAGGATATTGTATTCCGTCTGTATTATGACAAATTAGTGCATTCCGGTTCACCGTCAAACGAATTGGAGAAGCAGGTCTGA